In one Rhodococcus sp. B50 genomic region, the following are encoded:
- the argJ gene encoding bifunctional glutamate N-acetyltransferase/amino-acid acetyltransferase ArgJ, protein MTENKYADDVYTGATEIAGGRLIRSQGVTSPAGFRAAGIPAGIKISGRQDLALVVNEGPELTAAGVFTTNKVKAAPVLWSQQVLKSGSLRAVILNSGGANACTGAGGFQDTHATAEAVADALSNWGTETGAGEVAVCSTGLIGDRLPMDKVLSGVQEIVHELAGGISGGTDAAYAIMTTDTVPKQAALHHADKWNVGGMAKGAGMLAPALATMLCVVTTDAVATAEQLDAALRHASRLTFDRLDVDGATSTNDTVLLLASGASGITPGQDDLNAAVLAVCDDLAEQMMADAEGVTKRVTVTVRGAVSESDALVGARTVARDSLVKTALFGSDPNWGRVLAAIGIAPIELDPDKIAVSFNGNPVCIDGVGAPGAREVDLSAADIALDIDLGLGDAQVSIRTTDLSHAYVEENSAYSS, encoded by the coding sequence GTGACCGAGAACAAGTACGCAGACGACGTCTACACCGGCGCCACCGAGATCGCCGGGGGACGCCTGATCCGCAGCCAGGGCGTCACCAGCCCCGCCGGATTCCGGGCCGCCGGCATCCCCGCGGGCATCAAGATCTCCGGCAGGCAGGACCTCGCGCTCGTCGTCAACGAAGGGCCCGAACTCACCGCCGCCGGCGTCTTCACCACCAACAAGGTCAAGGCCGCCCCCGTCCTGTGGTCCCAGCAGGTCCTGAAGTCGGGCAGCCTGCGCGCGGTGATCCTCAACTCCGGTGGCGCCAACGCGTGCACCGGCGCCGGCGGTTTCCAGGACACCCACGCCACCGCCGAGGCCGTGGCCGACGCTCTGAGCAACTGGGGCACCGAGACCGGGGCCGGTGAGGTCGCCGTGTGCTCGACCGGCTTGATCGGCGACCGCCTACCGATGGACAAGGTCTTGTCCGGCGTGCAGGAGATCGTGCACGAACTCGCCGGCGGCATCTCCGGCGGCACCGACGCCGCCTACGCCATCATGACCACCGACACCGTGCCCAAGCAGGCCGCCCTGCACCACGCCGACAAGTGGAACGTCGGCGGCATGGCCAAGGGTGCCGGCATGCTCGCCCCCGCCCTGGCGACCATGCTGTGCGTGGTCACCACCGACGCCGTCGCCACTGCCGAGCAGCTCGATGCCGCGCTGCGCCACGCGTCCCGGCTCACCTTCGACCGCCTCGACGTCGACGGCGCGACCTCCACCAACGACACCGTGCTGCTGCTGGCCTCCGGCGCCAGCGGGATCACCCCGGGCCAGGACGACCTGAACGCCGCCGTCCTCGCCGTGTGCGACGACCTCGCCGAGCAGATGATGGCCGACGCCGAAGGCGTCACCAAGCGCGTCACCGTCACCGTCCGCGGCGCCGTCAGCGAATCCGACGCCCTCGTCGGTGCCCGCACCGTCGCCCGCGACAGCCTCGTCAAGACCGCTCTGTTCGGCTCCGATCCCAACTGGGGCCGCGTCCTCGCCGCCATCGGCATCGCCCCGATCGAACTCGACCCCGACAAGATCGCGGTGTCGTTCAACGGCAATCCCGTGTGCATCGACGGCGTCGGTGCCCCCGGCGCCCGCGAGGTCGACCTGTCTGCCGCCGACATCGCCCTCGACATCGACCTCGGTCTCGGCGACGCGCAGGTGTCCATCCGCACCACCGACCTCTCGCACGCCTACGTCGAAGAGAACTCGGCGTACTCGTCGTGA
- the argF gene encoding ornithine carbamoyltransferase, translated as MLRHFLRDDDLTPAEQTEVLELAAELKKAPLSRRPLEGPLSVAVLFDKTSTRTRFSFDAGIAQLGGHAIVVDTGATQIGKGETLEDTARMFSRFTEAVVWRTYGQDRIETLAAHSTVPVVNALTDTFHPCQVLADLQTVRERKGSTAGLRMTYFGDGANNMAHSLMLGGVTAGMHVTIASPAGFTPDPQVVAATRARAEQTGGSVTVTDDPRAGAADADVLVTDTWVSMGQEDDGKDREAPFRPFQLNDELVSLADTDSIVLHCLPAYRGKEITAEVIDGPRSVVWDEAENRLHAQKALLVWLLEQSRS; from the coding sequence GTGCTTCGTCACTTCCTGCGCGACGACGACCTCACCCCGGCCGAACAGACCGAGGTGCTCGAACTCGCCGCCGAACTCAAGAAGGCGCCGCTGTCCCGCCGCCCCCTCGAAGGCCCCCTCAGTGTCGCCGTGCTGTTCGACAAGACCTCCACCCGCACCCGCTTCTCCTTCGACGCCGGCATCGCCCAGCTCGGCGGCCACGCCATCGTCGTCGACACCGGCGCCACCCAGATCGGCAAGGGCGAAACCCTCGAGGACACCGCCCGGATGTTCTCCCGGTTCACCGAAGCAGTGGTGTGGCGCACCTACGGCCAGGACCGCATCGAGACGCTCGCTGCGCACTCCACCGTGCCCGTCGTCAACGCACTCACCGACACCTTCCACCCCTGCCAGGTCCTCGCCGACCTGCAGACAGTCCGCGAACGCAAGGGCAGCACCGCGGGGTTGCGCATGACCTACTTCGGTGACGGTGCGAACAACATGGCGCACTCGCTCATGCTCGGCGGCGTCACCGCCGGCATGCACGTGACCATCGCGTCCCCGGCCGGGTTCACGCCCGACCCGCAGGTCGTCGCCGCCACCCGCGCGCGGGCCGAGCAGACCGGCGGCAGCGTCACCGTCACCGACGACCCGCGGGCCGGAGCCGCCGACGCCGACGTGCTCGTCACCGACACCTGGGTGTCGATGGGGCAGGAAGACGACGGCAAGGACCGCGAAGCCCCCTTCCGGCCGTTCCAGCTGAACGACGAACTCGTCTCCCTCGCCGACACCGACTCGATCGTGCTGCACTGCCTGCCCGCCTACCGCGGCAAGGAGATCACCGCCGAGGTCATCGACGGGCCGCGTTCGGTGGTGTGGGACGAGGCCGAGAACCGCCTGCACGCACAGAAGGCCCTGCTCGTGTGGCTGCTCGAGCAGAGCCGGAGCTGA
- a CDS encoding AMP-binding protein, protein MGLDADVVTESVRRLVATAQNGLEVLRFGGLEPGRSSSPYQVVERTSMYRLRRYFPESDTASTGIPIVLVPPMMVSAEVYDVTRDAGAVGTLHEAGLDPWVVDFGSPDQEEGGWKRTLTDHLLALDEIVDCVRAYTGRDVHLGGYSQGGMFCYQVAAYRRSRGIASLITFGSPVDTLAALPFGIPEIVATHSADFLADHVFNRLAITGWMARTGFQLLDPVKTVRSRIDFLLQLHDREALLPREPQRRFLDTEGWVAWSGPAVAEVLRQFIAHNRMVSGGFVINDRAVSLAEITCPVLAFVGEVDDIGQPLAVRGIRRAAPRAEVYEYTLRAGHFGLVVGSIAGQQTWPSVGEWVQWREGVGDRPVGIAPMVVPDPKDEGTGVSVASRITHTVATLADVGTDFGKGVAGIAVGAVRGARDLTGEAARALPRLARLGQIQSRTRISVGGLLAEIGRKSPKRECFIFEDRVYTFDAVNRRIDNIVLGLVDNGIRPAMHVGVLMDVRPSAMAAVAAISRLGGVSVLIPPGPDVAEAVRLGGVEKIVADPENLDAAVVAGLPVLVLGGGDVRDLDIEPGTDVVDLERLDISSVQLPGWYVPDPGLARELAFVLFSGSGDTLAVRRVTNYRWALSAFGTATAASLGRGDTMYCLAPLHHSSGLLVSFGGALAGGARIALSRGLNPSLFSDEVHRYGVTVVTYTWSMMREVLDSPSLHIDAIHPIRLFIGSGMPPGLWRRTLDRFQPARVLEFYASTEGNVVLANVSGSKIGSKGRPLPGSADVRLAAYDAGAGRLVEDDRGFVREAQVGEVGLLLGKPGPAASALTGVMRGVFEPGDVWVPTDNLFRRDADGDFWLLDSRRTVIPTFHGPVFTQSVTDVLEAIPRVDLAVAYGISVGGRDIAVAACTLRGNRAPTAAEITVAFDAIALDERPDLVHIVHDIPLGPSYRPAADGLRERGLPVPTVRTWYLNPDSGTYKRFTKSVAVAWKAGTAGSPAGAR, encoded by the coding sequence GTGGGACTGGACGCCGATGTAGTGACCGAATCGGTGCGACGGCTCGTCGCCACCGCCCAGAACGGTCTCGAAGTCCTGCGGTTCGGTGGCCTCGAACCCGGCCGATCGTCCTCGCCGTACCAGGTCGTCGAACGCACCTCCATGTACCGGCTCCGCCGGTACTTCCCCGAATCGGACACCGCCTCCACGGGCATTCCGATCGTCCTCGTGCCGCCCATGATGGTGTCCGCCGAGGTGTACGACGTCACCCGTGACGCCGGCGCCGTCGGCACCCTGCACGAAGCGGGTCTCGACCCGTGGGTCGTGGACTTCGGCTCGCCGGACCAGGAGGAGGGCGGCTGGAAACGCACCCTCACCGATCACCTCCTCGCCCTCGACGAGATCGTCGACTGCGTGCGCGCCTACACCGGCCGCGACGTCCACCTCGGTGGATACTCGCAGGGCGGAATGTTCTGCTATCAGGTTGCCGCGTACCGGCGCAGCCGCGGCATCGCGAGCCTGATCACCTTCGGCAGCCCCGTCGATACCCTCGCCGCGCTGCCCTTCGGGATTCCCGAGATCGTCGCGACCCACTCCGCGGACTTCCTCGCCGACCACGTCTTCAACCGGCTCGCGATCACCGGGTGGATGGCGCGGACGGGCTTCCAGTTGCTCGATCCGGTCAAGACCGTGCGATCACGCATCGACTTTCTCCTCCAGCTCCACGACCGGGAGGCGCTGCTGCCGCGGGAGCCGCAACGCCGGTTTCTCGACACGGAAGGATGGGTGGCGTGGTCCGGTCCGGCGGTCGCCGAGGTACTGCGCCAGTTCATCGCTCACAACCGCATGGTGAGCGGAGGATTCGTCATCAACGACCGGGCGGTGAGCCTCGCCGAGATCACCTGTCCCGTCCTCGCGTTCGTCGGCGAGGTCGACGACATCGGGCAACCGCTCGCCGTGCGCGGCATCCGCAGAGCGGCACCCCGTGCCGAGGTCTACGAATACACCTTACGTGCAGGGCATTTCGGGCTCGTGGTGGGCAGCATTGCCGGTCAGCAGACGTGGCCGTCCGTCGGCGAATGGGTGCAGTGGCGCGAGGGAGTCGGTGATCGTCCCGTCGGTATCGCGCCGATGGTCGTGCCCGATCCGAAGGACGAGGGCACCGGCGTCTCGGTCGCATCCCGCATCACGCACACCGTCGCGACCCTCGCCGATGTGGGAACGGACTTCGGTAAGGGAGTCGCAGGGATCGCCGTCGGCGCCGTCCGCGGCGCACGCGACCTCACCGGTGAGGCCGCACGCGCGTTGCCCCGGCTCGCGCGGCTCGGACAGATCCAGTCGCGCACCCGCATCTCCGTCGGAGGTCTGCTCGCCGAGATCGGCCGCAAGTCGCCGAAGCGTGAGTGCTTCATCTTCGAGGATCGCGTCTACACCTTCGACGCCGTCAACCGACGAATCGACAACATCGTCCTCGGCCTCGTCGACAACGGTATCCGTCCCGCGATGCACGTCGGAGTCCTCATGGACGTCCGCCCGAGTGCTATGGCGGCGGTCGCCGCGATCTCCCGCCTCGGAGGCGTCTCGGTGTTGATCCCGCCCGGACCGGACGTCGCGGAGGCCGTGCGCCTCGGCGGTGTCGAGAAGATCGTCGCCGATCCGGAGAACCTCGATGCGGCCGTGGTGGCCGGTCTGCCCGTGCTCGTGCTCGGCGGTGGCGACGTCCGCGACCTCGACATCGAACCCGGCACCGACGTCGTCGATCTCGAACGACTCGACATCTCGTCGGTGCAATTGCCGGGGTGGTACGTCCCCGATCCCGGTCTCGCCCGAGAGCTCGCGTTCGTCCTCTTCTCCGGCAGCGGCGACACGCTCGCGGTGCGGCGGGTCACCAACTACCGGTGGGCGCTGTCGGCCTTCGGTACGGCGACCGCCGCCTCGCTCGGTCGCGGAGACACGATGTATTGTCTTGCGCCGCTGCACCATTCGTCGGGCCTTCTGGTCAGTTTCGGTGGCGCGCTGGCGGGCGGGGCGCGTATCGCGTTGTCCCGTGGGCTGAACCCGTCACTGTTCAGCGACGAGGTACACCGCTACGGCGTCACCGTCGTCACCTACACCTGGTCGATGATGCGCGAGGTGCTCGACAGCCCCTCGCTGCACATCGATGCCATCCATCCCATCCGGTTGTTCATCGGCTCCGGCATGCCCCCGGGGTTGTGGCGCCGCACGCTCGACAGGTTCCAGCCGGCGCGGGTACTCGAGTTCTACGCCTCGACCGAAGGCAACGTCGTGCTCGCGAACGTCTCCGGTTCGAAGATCGGCTCGAAGGGCCGGCCGTTGCCCGGCAGCGCCGACGTGCGGCTCGCCGCCTACGACGCCGGCGCGGGCCGACTCGTCGAGGACGACCGTGGGTTCGTGCGGGAGGCGCAGGTCGGTGAGGTCGGGCTGCTGCTCGGCAAACCCGGCCCCGCTGCCTCGGCGCTCACCGGTGTCATGCGCGGCGTGTTCGAACCGGGCGACGTGTGGGTGCCCACCGACAACCTGTTCCGGCGCGACGCCGACGGCGACTTCTGGCTGCTCGACAGCCGACGGACGGTGATCCCCACCTTCCACGGTCCGGTGTTCACCCAGAGCGTGACCGACGTCCTCGAAGCGATCCCGCGCGTCGACCTCGCCGTCGCCTACGGGATCTCGGTGGGCGGGCGCGACATCGCGGTGGCCGCGTGCACGTTGCGGGGCAACCGGGCACCGACGGCGGCGGAGATCACCGTGGCGTTCGACGCGATCGCGCTCGACGAACGGCCGGATCTGGTGCACATCGTGCACGACATCCCGTTGGGGCCGTCCTATCGGCCGGCGGCCGACGGGCTGCGCGAACGGGGACTGCCGGTTCCCACCGTCCGCACCTGGTACCTGAACCCCGACAGCGGGACGTACAAGAGGTTCACCAAGTCGGTCGCGGTGGCCTGGAAGGCGGGCACGGCCGGTTCGCCCGCCGGGGCGCGGTAG
- the argB gene encoding acetylglutamate kinase, whose product MTGTSTGDDVTDSLIADLTSHQKAFVLAEALPWLQKFRDKIVVVKYGGNAMIDDTLKSAFAADMAFLRTVGIHPVVVHGGGPQINAMLKRLGLEGEFRGGFRVTTPEVMDVVRMVLFGQVGRELVGLINSHGPYAVGTSGEDAGLFTATRRTVVVAGEDTDIGLVGDVTSVDPGAVLDLIAAGRIPVVSTIAPDADGVVHNINADTAAAALAEALGAEKLVVLTDVEGLYTNWPDRGSLTSRIDADALTALLPSLDSGMVPKMEACLRAVQGGVPTAHVIDGRRPHSVLLELFTEEGIGTMVVPASEKEGPA is encoded by the coding sequence GTGACCGGCACGAGCACAGGAGACGACGTGACCGACTCACTGATCGCCGACCTCACCTCGCACCAGAAGGCGTTCGTCCTCGCCGAGGCCCTGCCGTGGCTGCAGAAGTTCCGTGACAAGATCGTCGTCGTCAAGTACGGCGGCAACGCCATGATCGACGACACCCTCAAGTCCGCCTTCGCCGCCGACATGGCGTTCCTGCGCACCGTCGGCATCCACCCCGTCGTGGTCCACGGTGGTGGTCCGCAGATCAACGCCATGCTGAAGCGACTCGGCCTCGAAGGCGAGTTCCGCGGCGGCTTCCGCGTCACCACCCCCGAGGTCATGGACGTCGTGCGGATGGTGCTCTTCGGACAGGTCGGACGCGAACTCGTCGGTCTGATCAACAGCCACGGTCCCTACGCCGTCGGCACCTCCGGTGAGGACGCCGGACTGTTCACCGCGACCCGCCGCACGGTCGTCGTCGCCGGCGAGGACACCGACATCGGTCTTGTCGGTGATGTGACCAGCGTCGATCCCGGCGCGGTGCTCGACCTCATCGCCGCCGGCCGCATCCCTGTCGTCTCCACGATCGCGCCCGACGCCGACGGCGTGGTGCACAACATCAACGCCGACACCGCCGCGGCCGCCCTGGCCGAAGCGCTCGGCGCGGAGAAGCTGGTCGTGCTCACCGACGTCGAAGGCCTCTACACGAACTGGCCCGACCGCGGCTCGCTCACCTCCCGGATCGACGCCGACGCCCTCACCGCGCTGTTGCCGTCGCTCGACTCCGGCATGGTCCCCAAGATGGAGGCGTGCCTGCGCGCCGTGCAGGGCGGAGTGCCCACCGCGCACGTCATCGACGGGCGCCGACCGCACTCCGTGCTCCTCGAACTGTTCACCGAAGAAGGCATCGGCACCATGGTGGTGCCGGCCTCCGAGAAGGAAGGCCCCGCATGA
- the argH gene encoding argininosuccinate lyase, translating to MTAHGTNEGALWGGRFASGPAAAMAALSKSTHFDWALAPYDVRASQAHAKVLHRAGLLTDDDLATMLDGLDRLAADVASGAFGPAESDEDVHGALERGLIERVGPEVGGRLRAGRSRNDQVATLFRMWLRDSARRIADGVLDVVEAIAGQAAAHPDAVMPGKTHLQAAQPVLLAHHLLAHAHPLLRNVDRLRDFDKRAAVSPYGSGALAGSSLGLDPEAIAADLGFDSAADNSIDATSARDFAAEAAFVFAQIAVDLSRMAEEVILWSTPEFGYVTLADEWSTGSSIMPQKKNPDVSELTRGKAGRLIGNLTGLLATLKAQPLAYNRDLQEDKEPVFDSVAQLELLLPAIAGLVSTLTFHTERMAELAPAGFTLATDIAEWMVRQGVPFRVAHEAAGACVRVAEGRRVGLEDLTDDELAGVDPALTPQVRDVLTVEGSIASRDARGGTAGVRVAEQLGRVRDAAVQLRGWVRG from the coding sequence ATGACGGCTCACGGCACCAACGAAGGTGCCCTGTGGGGCGGCCGGTTCGCATCCGGACCGGCCGCCGCCATGGCGGCGCTGAGCAAGTCCACGCACTTCGACTGGGCCCTGGCCCCGTACGACGTGCGCGCCTCGCAGGCCCACGCCAAGGTCCTGCACCGCGCCGGACTCCTCACCGACGACGACCTCGCCACGATGCTCGACGGCCTCGACCGCCTTGCCGCCGATGTGGCCTCGGGTGCGTTCGGTCCCGCCGAGTCCGACGAGGACGTGCACGGCGCGCTCGAACGGGGACTCATCGAGCGGGTCGGTCCCGAGGTCGGTGGCCGGCTCCGCGCGGGCCGCTCCCGCAACGACCAGGTCGCGACCCTGTTCCGGATGTGGCTGCGCGACAGCGCGCGGCGCATCGCCGACGGTGTCCTCGACGTGGTGGAAGCGATCGCCGGTCAGGCCGCGGCCCACCCCGATGCCGTGATGCCGGGCAAGACGCATCTGCAGGCGGCGCAGCCCGTGTTGCTCGCACACCACCTGCTGGCCCACGCGCACCCGCTGCTCCGCAACGTCGACCGGCTACGCGACTTCGACAAGCGCGCGGCGGTGTCGCCGTACGGTTCGGGTGCGCTGGCCGGATCGTCGCTCGGTCTCGACCCCGAGGCGATCGCGGCGGACCTGGGCTTCGACTCCGCGGCCGACAACTCCATCGACGCGACCAGCGCTCGCGACTTCGCGGCGGAGGCGGCCTTCGTCTTCGCGCAGATCGCCGTCGACCTCTCCCGTATGGCGGAGGAGGTCATCCTGTGGAGCACCCCCGAGTTCGGGTACGTCACCCTCGCGGACGAGTGGTCGACGGGGTCGTCGATCATGCCGCAGAAGAAGAACCCGGACGTCTCCGAACTCACCCGCGGTAAGGCCGGTCGCCTCATCGGCAACCTCACCGGTCTGCTGGCCACGCTCAAGGCGCAGCCGCTGGCCTACAACCGCGACCTGCAGGAGGACAAGGAGCCGGTCTTCGACTCCGTCGCGCAACTGGAGCTGCTGCTTCCGGCGATCGCCGGTCTCGTCTCGACGCTGACCTTCCACACCGAGCGCATGGCCGAACTCGCTCCCGCCGGATTCACCCTCGCGACCGACATCGCCGAGTGGATGGTCCGGCAGGGCGTGCCGTTCCGCGTCGCCCACGAGGCGGCCGGTGCGTGCGTGCGGGTCGCCGAAGGCCGTCGGGTGGGCCTCGAGGACCTCACGGACGACGAGCTGGCCGGTGTCGATCCGGCACTGACCCCGCAGGTGCGGGACGTGCTCACCGTCGAAGGCTCGATCGCCTCGCGCGACGCGCGCGGTGGTACCGCCGGTGTGCGGGTCGCCGAGCAGCTCGGCCGTGTGCGCGACGCCGCGGTGCAGCTGCGCGGCTGGGTCCGCGGCTGA
- a CDS encoding Trm112 family protein gives MAVDPTLLSILACPEDKGPLLLVDDAVLYNPRLRRAYPIENGIPVLLVDEAREVTDAEHEDFAARGVAGWSAD, from the coding sequence GTGGCTGTCGATCCCACGTTGCTGAGCATTCTGGCCTGTCCCGAGGACAAGGGGCCGTTGCTTCTCGTCGACGACGCGGTCCTGTACAACCCGCGCCTGCGGCGGGCGTATCCGATCGAGAACGGCATCCCCGTCCTCCTCGTCGACGAGGCCCGCGAGGTCACCGATGCCGAGCACGAGGACTTCGCCGCGCGCGGTGTCGCCGGATGGAGTGCGGACTGA
- a CDS encoding arginine repressor — MSTAANHADSAASAPTRAARQARIVALLAAHPVRSHTELAALLAADGIEVSTATLSRDLEELGAVKLRAADGGAGVYVVPEDGSPVRGVTGGTDRLSRLLGELLVSTDSSGNIAVLRTPPGAAHYLASALDRASLPEVVGTIAGDDTIAVIAREPTTGAELAAKIESLT; from the coding sequence GTGAGCACGGCGGCGAACCATGCGGACAGCGCGGCGAGCGCACCGACGCGCGCGGCGCGGCAGGCCCGCATCGTCGCTCTGCTCGCCGCGCACCCCGTGCGCAGCCACACCGAACTCGCCGCTCTGCTAGCCGCGGACGGCATCGAGGTGTCCACCGCCACCCTCTCCCGCGACCTCGAGGAACTCGGCGCCGTCAAACTCCGCGCGGCCGACGGGGGAGCGGGGGTGTACGTCGTCCCGGAGGACGGCAGCCCCGTGCGCGGCGTGACCGGCGGCACCGACCGCCTGTCCCGGCTGCTCGGCGAACTCCTGGTGTCGACGGACTCGAGCGGCAACATCGCCGTGCTGCGCACCCCGCCGGGGGCAGCGCACTATCTGGCCAGTGCACTCGATCGGGCATCATTACCCGAGGTGGTCGGAACGATCGCCGGCGACGACACCATCGCGGTCATCGCCCGCGAACCGACGACGGGAGCCGAACTGGCCGCGAAAATCGAATCACTCACCTGA
- a CDS encoding acetylornithine transaminase has protein sequence MTGTSDLQQRWAGSLMNNYGVPKVALVAGDGAVLTDADGKQYLDLLGGIAVNSLGHRHPAIIEAVTAQLNQLGHVSNLYASPPVLELAEKLLAHFGHEGRAFFCNSGTEANEAAFKIARLTGRPKIVACEKAFHGRTMGALALTGQPDKRAPFEPMPAGVEFVPYGDLDALDAAIDENTAAVFLEPIMGESGVVVPPEGYLAGARRLTTERGALLVLDEVQTGIARTGTFFAHQAAGITPDVITLAKGLGGGLPIGAVLATGRAAELFQPGKHGTTFGGNPVCAAAALAVLRTIDEQGLLDHVNAVGKTLAAGIEELAHPLVSHVRGSGLLLGVVLTAAKAPAVETAAREAGFLVNAAAPEVIRLAPPLILTEQQAETFVTALPAILDTADQEGN, from the coding sequence ATGACCGGCACGTCCGACCTCCAGCAGCGCTGGGCGGGTTCGCTGATGAACAACTACGGCGTGCCCAAGGTCGCCCTGGTCGCCGGTGACGGCGCCGTGCTCACCGACGCCGACGGCAAGCAGTACCTCGACCTGCTCGGCGGCATCGCCGTCAACAGCCTCGGCCACCGTCACCCGGCGATCATCGAGGCCGTGACCGCCCAGTTGAACCAGCTCGGCCACGTGTCGAACCTGTACGCCTCACCGCCGGTGCTCGAACTCGCCGAGAAACTTCTCGCGCATTTCGGCCACGAGGGCCGCGCCTTCTTCTGCAACTCCGGCACCGAGGCCAACGAGGCGGCGTTCAAGATCGCTCGGCTCACCGGACGGCCGAAGATCGTCGCGTGCGAGAAGGCCTTCCACGGCCGCACCATGGGCGCGCTCGCCCTCACCGGCCAGCCCGACAAGCGCGCGCCCTTCGAACCGATGCCTGCCGGCGTCGAGTTCGTGCCCTACGGCGATCTCGACGCGCTCGATGCCGCGATCGACGAGAACACCGCCGCCGTCTTCCTCGAACCGATCATGGGCGAGTCCGGCGTCGTCGTCCCGCCCGAGGGCTATCTCGCCGGCGCGCGCCGCCTCACCACCGAACGCGGCGCCCTGCTCGTGCTCGACGAGGTCCAGACCGGCATCGCCCGCACCGGTACCTTCTTCGCCCACCAGGCGGCGGGAATCACCCCCGACGTGATCACCCTCGCCAAGGGGCTCGGTGGTGGTCTGCCCATCGGCGCCGTCCTCGCGACCGGCCGGGCCGCCGAGCTGTTCCAGCCCGGCAAGCACGGCACCACCTTCGGCGGCAACCCGGTGTGTGCCGCGGCCGCCCTCGCGGTGCTCCGCACCATCGACGAGCAGGGCCTGCTCGACCACGTGAACGCTGTCGGCAAGACCCTCGCCGCCGGCATCGAGGAACTCGCGCATCCGCTCGTGTCGCACGTGCGCGGTTCGGGGCTGCTCCTCGGTGTCGTCCTCACCGCCGCGAAGGCACCGGCCGTCGAAACCGCCGCCCGCGAGGCCGGTTTCCTCGTCAACGCCGCCGCCCCCGAGGTGATCCGTCTCGCGCCCCCGCTGATCCTCACCGAACAGCAGGCCGAGACCTTCGTGACGGCGCTCCCCGCGATCCTCGACACCGCCGACCAGGAAGGGAACTGA
- a CDS encoding argininosuccinate synthase, with protein sequence MAERVVLAYSGGLDTSVAISWIGKETGKEVVAVAIDLGQGGEDMEVVRQRALDCGAVESIVVDAKDEFANEYCLPTVQANALYMDRYPLVSAISRPLIVKHIVQAAREHGGTIVSHGCTGKGNDQVRFEVGFGALAPDLQVIAPVRDYAWTREKAIAFAEEHSLPINVTKRSPFSIDQNVWGRAVETGFLEDLWNAPTKDVYDYTEDPTAHWQAPDELIVSFEAGRPVAIDGKHVTVLEAIQELNRRAGAQGVGRLDMVEDRLVGIKSREIYEAPGAIALITAHQELEHVTLERELGRYKRRVEERWSELVYDGLWFSPLKTALDAFIKNTQERVTGDIRMVFHGGHITVNGRRSPESLYDFNLATYDEGDSFDQSNAKGFVQIHGLSSKVAAKRDLGL encoded by the coding sequence ATGGCCGAACGCGTCGTACTCGCCTATTCGGGCGGGCTGGACACCTCCGTCGCCATCAGCTGGATCGGCAAGGAGACCGGCAAGGAGGTCGTCGCCGTCGCCATCGACCTCGGCCAGGGTGGCGAGGACATGGAGGTCGTGCGTCAGCGCGCCCTCGACTGCGGTGCCGTCGAATCGATCGTCGTCGACGCCAAGGACGAGTTCGCCAACGAGTACTGCCTGCCCACCGTCCAGGCCAACGCGCTCTACATGGATCGCTACCCGCTGGTCTCGGCCATCAGCCGCCCGCTGATCGTCAAGCACATCGTGCAGGCCGCCCGCGAGCACGGCGGCACCATCGTCTCCCACGGCTGCACCGGCAAGGGCAACGACCAGGTCCGCTTCGAGGTCGGCTTCGGTGCCCTCGCCCCCGACCTCCAGGTCATCGCACCGGTCCGCGACTACGCCTGGACCCGCGAGAAGGCCATCGCCTTCGCCGAGGAGCACAGCCTGCCCATCAACGTCACCAAGCGCTCGCCGTTCTCCATCGACCAGAACGTGTGGGGCCGCGCCGTCGAGACCGGCTTCCTCGAGGACCTGTGGAACGCCCCCACCAAGGACGTCTACGACTACACCGAGGACCCCACCGCCCACTGGCAGGCTCCCGACGAGCTGATCGTCAGCTTCGAGGCCGGCCGCCCGGTCGCCATCGACGGCAAGCACGTCACCGTCCTCGAGGCCATCCAGGAACTCAACCGTCGTGCCGGCGCCCAAGGCGTGGGCCGCCTCGACATGGTCGAGGACCGCCTCGTCGGCATCAAGAGCCGCGAGATCTACGAGGCCCCCGGCGCCATCGCCCTCATCACCGCACACCAGGAACTCGAGCACGTCACCCTCGAGCGCGAACTCGGCCGCTACAAGCGGCGCGTGGAGGAGCGCTGGAGCGAGCTGGTGTACGACGGCCTGTGGTTCTCCCCGCTGAAGACCGCCCTCGACGCCTTCATCAAGAACACCCAGGAACGCGTCACCGGCGACATCCGCATGGTCTTCCACGGCGGCCACATCACCGTCAACGGACGTCGCAGCCCCGAGTCGCTGTACGACTTCAACCTCGCCACCTACGACGAGGGCGACAGCTTCGACCAGTCCAACGCCAAGGGCTTCGTCCAGATCCACGGCCTGTCCTCGAAGGTCGCCGCGAAGCGCGATCTGGGCCTGTAG